The Coffea arabica cultivar ET-39 chromosome 8e, Coffea Arabica ET-39 HiFi, whole genome shotgun sequence genome window below encodes:
- the LOC113704248 gene encoding uncharacterized protein isoform X2, translating to MMGFYSFSHVDHHVNRRLLESRFLKKDEIIRSGESIAFDGHLVDIGECEEDHKPPIDSNIRKTNCNMDGQKKAACGPLHSLNQLPTGENEALARKQMTSNFKGSIDESNIFAEEVSKNPIRAAHEILSILRKAKSEKDVATMKSLSIEGFHASESTSFFQSDSSCQRKEQLQDVCNEGSTTIHLDEENSPMQKDDSEISKDEATNEIHLVEISKSAEKGSENSPSFFLGSETTNLVNHMVDTDHTESSRRYLDTPVLEPEDLATVKLELKTPITSVLQDTSMGDLKSRNCTQQVFCKENSTGGTAAAASGSDTSQVIAEPKHEKLPQPCVDSKEIDTRWQNGVHFIDLATSSNSTPREVADDQNISEQDISSKRTDEFPSFELGF from the exons ATGATGGGTTTTTACAGCTTCTCACATGTGGATCATCATGTAAACAG GAGACTCTTGGAAAGCAGGTTTCTGAAAAAGGATGAGATAATCAGATCTGGTGAATCAATAGCATTTGATGGACACTTAGTGGACATTGGAGAATGTGAAGAAGATCATAAACCTCCTATCGACTCCAATATTAGAAAAACCAATTGCAATATGGATGGTCAAAAGAAAGCAGCATGTGGCCCATTACATTCCCTCAACCAACTTCCTACTG GAGAAAATGAAGCTCTTGCCAGGAAGCAAATGACTTCAAATTTTAAAGGCTCCATTGATGAGAGTAACATATTTGCTGAGGAAGTCAGCAAAAATCCAATACGTGCTG CACATGAGATCTTATCAATTCTCAGAAAAGCCAAGAGTGAAAAGGATGTTGCAACGATGAAGAGTTTGTCCATAGAGGGTTTCCATGCTTCAGAGTCAACCAGTTTCTTTCAGTCTGATAGTAGTTGTCAGAGAAAGGAACAACTGCAAGATGTCTGTAATGAAGGAAGCACAACTATTCACCTGGAtgaagaaaattcaccaatgcagAAAGATGACAGTGAGATTTCAAAAGATGAAGCTACTAATGAAATTCATTTGgttgaaatttcaaaatcaGCTGAAAAAGGATCTGAAAATAGCCCTAGCTTCTTTTTAGG ATCTGAAACTACAAACCTCGTCAACCACATGGTTGATACTGATCATACTGAGAGTAGTAGGAGATATCTGGACACTCCAGTTCTGGAGCCCGAAGATTTGGCTACTGTAAAGCTGGAGTTAAAGACACCAATTACATCAGTCTTGCAAGACACATCAATGGGAGATCTGAAAAGCAGGAATTGCACTCAACAGGTTTTCTGCAAAG AGAACTCCACTGGAGGTACAGCTGCAGCAGCATCTGGGTCTGACACCAGTCAAGTCATTGCCGAACCGAAGCACGAAAAGCTTCCCCAG CCTTGCGTAGATAGCAAGGAAATTGATACTAGATGGCAGAATGGAGTCCATTTTATTGATTTGGCAACTTCAAGTAATTCCACCCCTCGTGAGGTCGCAGATGATCAAAATATTTCTGAGCAGGATATAAGCTCAAAGAGAACAGATGAATTCCCCAGTTTTGAACTCGGATTTTGA
- the LOC113704251 gene encoding protein ABIL2-like isoform X1: MGSETPSIPTNVPQETSNSDEYFLQHSLVFAESLKDLKNLRVQLYSAAEYFESSYEKHEYKQLVVETLKDYASKALISTVDHLGSVAYKVGSFLDKKVNEMSATRLQFSCLEQRLRTCRGYTDRNGLLQQSLVIKTPRHYKHYTVPVADGKFTRKFDSKQGNVCFLNPHDDKPSSKKQADDCRLEKFQGAVAKPRPTLMRRGRSEPPPSELSPRPLSFSFVKVTSDKEVGKRTASPFRLPLKRSGSVANRSTSPNSSAAQQRCPSETPRASSMSTNPDRNKGKEIELYSRKSKHPFRALLSIHRSRKQAGGARTTAMHIQG, translated from the exons ATGGGTAGCGAGACTCCCTCCATTCCAACAAATGTTCCTCAAGAAACTTCCAATTCAGATGAGTATTTTCTCCAGCACAGCTTAGTATTTGCTGAAAGTCTCAAG GACTTAAAGAATCTGAGGGTACAATTATATTCAGCTGCAGAGTACTTTGAGTCGTCATACGAGAAACATGAATATAAGCAATT AGTGGTAGAGACCCTAAAAGATTATGCCAGTAAAGCACTGATTAGTACTGTGGATCACTTGGGTTCTGTAGCCTACAAAGTTGGCAGTTTCCTGGATAAAAAGGTCAATGAAATGTCTGCTACAAGGCTTCAGTTTTCTTGCCTTGAACAG AGATTGAGAACGTGCCGAGGATATACTGACCGCAATGGCCTTTTACAGCAGTCGCTGGTCATCAAAACACCTAGACACTACAAGCATTACACAGTTCCAG TTGCAGATGGCAAATTCACAAGGAAATTCGACTCTAAGCAAGGGAATGTTTGCTTTTTGAACCCCCATGATGATAAGCCCTCGTCTAAGAAGCAAG CAGATGATTGTCGTCttgaaaaatttcaaggagCAGTTGCAAAGCCCCGTCCAACATTAATGAG AAGAGGACGCTCAGAGCCTCCTCCTAGCGAATTATCTCCAAGACCTCTGTCCTTTTCGTTTGTGAAGGTTACATCAGATAAGGAAGTAG GGAAACGAACGGCTTCACCGTTTCGCCTTCCACTTAAGCGCTCTGGATCCGTTGCGAATAGATCAACTTCTCCAAACTCTTCTGCTGCTCAACAACGG TGCCCTTCTGAGACTCCAAGAGCAAGTTCAATGTCTACGAATCCGGACAGAAACAAAGGCAAAGAAATCGAACTATACTCGAGAAAAAGTAAACATCCCTTCAGAGCATTGTTAAGTATTCATCGGTCAAGAAAGCAGGCAGGGGGTGCCCGTACCACTGCCATGCACATTCAGGGATGA
- the LOC113704251 gene encoding protein ABIL2-like isoform X3, with protein sequence MGSETPSIPTNVPQETSNSDEYFLQHSLVFAESLKDLKNLRVQLYSAAEYFESSYEKHEYKQLVVETLKDYASKALISTVDHLGSVAYKVGSFLDKKVNEMSATRLQFSCLEQRLRTCRGYTDRNGLLQQSLVIKTPRHYKHYTVPVADGKFTRKFDSKQGNVCFLNPHDDKPSSKKQADDCRLEKFQGAVAKPRPTLMRGRSEPPPSELSPRPLSFSFVKVTSDKEVGKRTASPFRLPLKRSGSVANRSTSPNSSAAQQRCPSETPRASSMSTNPDRNKGKEIELYSRKSKHPFRALLSIHRSRKQAGGARTTAMHIQG encoded by the exons ATGGGTAGCGAGACTCCCTCCATTCCAACAAATGTTCCTCAAGAAACTTCCAATTCAGATGAGTATTTTCTCCAGCACAGCTTAGTATTTGCTGAAAGTCTCAAG GACTTAAAGAATCTGAGGGTACAATTATATTCAGCTGCAGAGTACTTTGAGTCGTCATACGAGAAACATGAATATAAGCAATT AGTGGTAGAGACCCTAAAAGATTATGCCAGTAAAGCACTGATTAGTACTGTGGATCACTTGGGTTCTGTAGCCTACAAAGTTGGCAGTTTCCTGGATAAAAAGGTCAATGAAATGTCTGCTACAAGGCTTCAGTTTTCTTGCCTTGAACAG AGATTGAGAACGTGCCGAGGATATACTGACCGCAATGGCCTTTTACAGCAGTCGCTGGTCATCAAAACACCTAGACACTACAAGCATTACACAGTTCCAG TTGCAGATGGCAAATTCACAAGGAAATTCGACTCTAAGCAAGGGAATGTTTGCTTTTTGAACCCCCATGATGATAAGCCCTCGTCTAAGAAGCAAG CAGATGATTGTCGTCttgaaaaatttcaaggagCAGTTGCAAAGCCCCGTCCAACATTAATGAG AGGACGCTCAGAGCCTCCTCCTAGCGAATTATCTCCAAGACCTCTGTCCTTTTCGTTTGTGAAGGTTACATCAGATAAGGAAGTAG GGAAACGAACGGCTTCACCGTTTCGCCTTCCACTTAAGCGCTCTGGATCCGTTGCGAATAGATCAACTTCTCCAAACTCTTCTGCTGCTCAACAACGG TGCCCTTCTGAGACTCCAAGAGCAAGTTCAATGTCTACGAATCCGGACAGAAACAAAGGCAAAGAAATCGAACTATACTCGAGAAAAAGTAAACATCCCTTCAGAGCATTGTTAAGTATTCATCGGTCAAGAAAGCAGGCAGGGGGTGCCCGTACCACTGCCATGCACATTCAGGGATGA
- the LOC113704251 gene encoding protein ABIL2-like isoform X4: MGSETPSIPTNVPQETSNSDEYFLQHSLVFAESLKDLKNLRVQLYSAAEYFESSYEKHEYKQLVVETLKDYASKALISTVDHLGSVAYKVGSFLDKKVNEMSATRLQFSCLEQRLRTCRGYTDRNGLLQQSLVIKTPRHYKHYTVPVADGKFTRKFDSKQGNVCFLNPHDDKPSSKKQDDCRLEKFQGAVAKPRPTLMRGRSEPPPSELSPRPLSFSFVKVTSDKEVGKRTASPFRLPLKRSGSVANRSTSPNSSAAQQRCPSETPRASSMSTNPDRNKGKEIELYSRKSKHPFRALLSIHRSRKQAGGARTTAMHIQG; the protein is encoded by the exons ATGGGTAGCGAGACTCCCTCCATTCCAACAAATGTTCCTCAAGAAACTTCCAATTCAGATGAGTATTTTCTCCAGCACAGCTTAGTATTTGCTGAAAGTCTCAAG GACTTAAAGAATCTGAGGGTACAATTATATTCAGCTGCAGAGTACTTTGAGTCGTCATACGAGAAACATGAATATAAGCAATT AGTGGTAGAGACCCTAAAAGATTATGCCAGTAAAGCACTGATTAGTACTGTGGATCACTTGGGTTCTGTAGCCTACAAAGTTGGCAGTTTCCTGGATAAAAAGGTCAATGAAATGTCTGCTACAAGGCTTCAGTTTTCTTGCCTTGAACAG AGATTGAGAACGTGCCGAGGATATACTGACCGCAATGGCCTTTTACAGCAGTCGCTGGTCATCAAAACACCTAGACACTACAAGCATTACACAGTTCCAG TTGCAGATGGCAAATTCACAAGGAAATTCGACTCTAAGCAAGGGAATGTTTGCTTTTTGAACCCCCATGATGATAAGCCCTCGTCTAAGAAGCAAG ATGATTGTCGTCttgaaaaatttcaaggagCAGTTGCAAAGCCCCGTCCAACATTAATGAG AGGACGCTCAGAGCCTCCTCCTAGCGAATTATCTCCAAGACCTCTGTCCTTTTCGTTTGTGAAGGTTACATCAGATAAGGAAGTAG GGAAACGAACGGCTTCACCGTTTCGCCTTCCACTTAAGCGCTCTGGATCCGTTGCGAATAGATCAACTTCTCCAAACTCTTCTGCTGCTCAACAACGG TGCCCTTCTGAGACTCCAAGAGCAAGTTCAATGTCTACGAATCCGGACAGAAACAAAGGCAAAGAAATCGAACTATACTCGAGAAAAAGTAAACATCCCTTCAGAGCATTGTTAAGTATTCATCGGTCAAGAAAGCAGGCAGGGGGTGCCCGTACCACTGCCATGCACATTCAGGGATGA
- the LOC113704251 gene encoding protein ABIL2-like isoform X7 codes for MNISNCKYTGLLNFCYCKAMEELAYKVGSFLDKKVNEMSATRLQFSCLEQRLRTCRGYTDRNGLLQQSLVIKTPRHYKHYTVPVADGKFTRKFDSKQGNVCFLNPHDDKPSSKKQADDCRLEKFQGAVAKPRPTLMRRGRSEPPPSELSPRPLSFSFVKVTSDKEVGKRTASPFRLPLKRSGSVANRSTSPNSSAAQQRCPSETPRASSMSTNPDRNKGKEIELYSRKSKHPFRALLSIHRSRKQAGGARTTAMHIQG; via the exons ATGAATATAAGCAATTGTAAGTACACTGGTTTACTTAATTTCTGCTACTGCAAAGCAATGGAAGAACTTG CCTACAAAGTTGGCAGTTTCCTGGATAAAAAGGTCAATGAAATGTCTGCTACAAGGCTTCAGTTTTCTTGCCTTGAACAG AGATTGAGAACGTGCCGAGGATATACTGACCGCAATGGCCTTTTACAGCAGTCGCTGGTCATCAAAACACCTAGACACTACAAGCATTACACAGTTCCAG TTGCAGATGGCAAATTCACAAGGAAATTCGACTCTAAGCAAGGGAATGTTTGCTTTTTGAACCCCCATGATGATAAGCCCTCGTCTAAGAAGCAAG CAGATGATTGTCGTCttgaaaaatttcaaggagCAGTTGCAAAGCCCCGTCCAACATTAATGAG AAGAGGACGCTCAGAGCCTCCTCCTAGCGAATTATCTCCAAGACCTCTGTCCTTTTCGTTTGTGAAGGTTACATCAGATAAGGAAGTAG GGAAACGAACGGCTTCACCGTTTCGCCTTCCACTTAAGCGCTCTGGATCCGTTGCGAATAGATCAACTTCTCCAAACTCTTCTGCTGCTCAACAACGG TGCCCTTCTGAGACTCCAAGAGCAAGTTCAATGTCTACGAATCCGGACAGAAACAAAGGCAAAGAAATCGAACTATACTCGAGAAAAAGTAAACATCCCTTCAGAGCATTGTTAAGTATTCATCGGTCAAGAAAGCAGGCAGGGGGTGCCCGTACCACTGCCATGCACATTCAGGGATGA
- the LOC113704251 gene encoding protein ABIL2-like isoform X2, giving the protein MGSETPSIPTNVPQETSNSDEYFLQHSLVFAESLKDLKNLRVQLYSAAEYFESSYEKHEYKQLVVETLKDYASKALISTVDHLGSVAYKVGSFLDKKVNEMSATRLQFSCLEQRLRTCRGYTDRNGLLQQSLVIKTPRHYKHYTVPVADGKFTRKFDSKQGNVCFLNPHDDKPSSKKQDDCRLEKFQGAVAKPRPTLMRRGRSEPPPSELSPRPLSFSFVKVTSDKEVGKRTASPFRLPLKRSGSVANRSTSPNSSAAQQRCPSETPRASSMSTNPDRNKGKEIELYSRKSKHPFRALLSIHRSRKQAGGARTTAMHIQG; this is encoded by the exons ATGGGTAGCGAGACTCCCTCCATTCCAACAAATGTTCCTCAAGAAACTTCCAATTCAGATGAGTATTTTCTCCAGCACAGCTTAGTATTTGCTGAAAGTCTCAAG GACTTAAAGAATCTGAGGGTACAATTATATTCAGCTGCAGAGTACTTTGAGTCGTCATACGAGAAACATGAATATAAGCAATT AGTGGTAGAGACCCTAAAAGATTATGCCAGTAAAGCACTGATTAGTACTGTGGATCACTTGGGTTCTGTAGCCTACAAAGTTGGCAGTTTCCTGGATAAAAAGGTCAATGAAATGTCTGCTACAAGGCTTCAGTTTTCTTGCCTTGAACAG AGATTGAGAACGTGCCGAGGATATACTGACCGCAATGGCCTTTTACAGCAGTCGCTGGTCATCAAAACACCTAGACACTACAAGCATTACACAGTTCCAG TTGCAGATGGCAAATTCACAAGGAAATTCGACTCTAAGCAAGGGAATGTTTGCTTTTTGAACCCCCATGATGATAAGCCCTCGTCTAAGAAGCAAG ATGATTGTCGTCttgaaaaatttcaaggagCAGTTGCAAAGCCCCGTCCAACATTAATGAG AAGAGGACGCTCAGAGCCTCCTCCTAGCGAATTATCTCCAAGACCTCTGTCCTTTTCGTTTGTGAAGGTTACATCAGATAAGGAAGTAG GGAAACGAACGGCTTCACCGTTTCGCCTTCCACTTAAGCGCTCTGGATCCGTTGCGAATAGATCAACTTCTCCAAACTCTTCTGCTGCTCAACAACGG TGCCCTTCTGAGACTCCAAGAGCAAGTTCAATGTCTACGAATCCGGACAGAAACAAAGGCAAAGAAATCGAACTATACTCGAGAAAAAGTAAACATCCCTTCAGAGCATTGTTAAGTATTCATCGGTCAAGAAAGCAGGCAGGGGGTGCCCGTACCACTGCCATGCACATTCAGGGATGA
- the LOC113704251 gene encoding protein ABIL2-like isoform X5 gives MGSETPSIPTNVPQETSNSDEYFLQHSLVFAESLKDLKNLRVQLYSAAEYFESSYEKHEYKQLVVETLKDYASKALISTVDHLGSVAYKVGSFLDKKVNEMSATRLQFSCLEQRLRTCRGYTDRNGLLQQSLVIKTPRHYKHYTVPDGKFTRKFDSKQGNVCFLNPHDDKPSSKKQADDCRLEKFQGAVAKPRPTLMRRGRSEPPPSELSPRPLSFSFVKVTSDKEVGKRTASPFRLPLKRSGSVANRSTSPNSSAAQQRCPSETPRASSMSTNPDRNKGKEIELYSRKSKHPFRALLSIHRSRKQAGGARTTAMHIQG, from the exons ATGGGTAGCGAGACTCCCTCCATTCCAACAAATGTTCCTCAAGAAACTTCCAATTCAGATGAGTATTTTCTCCAGCACAGCTTAGTATTTGCTGAAAGTCTCAAG GACTTAAAGAATCTGAGGGTACAATTATATTCAGCTGCAGAGTACTTTGAGTCGTCATACGAGAAACATGAATATAAGCAATT AGTGGTAGAGACCCTAAAAGATTATGCCAGTAAAGCACTGATTAGTACTGTGGATCACTTGGGTTCTGTAGCCTACAAAGTTGGCAGTTTCCTGGATAAAAAGGTCAATGAAATGTCTGCTACAAGGCTTCAGTTTTCTTGCCTTGAACAG AGATTGAGAACGTGCCGAGGATATACTGACCGCAATGGCCTTTTACAGCAGTCGCTGGTCATCAAAACACCTAGACACTACAAGCATTACACAGTTCCAG ATGGCAAATTCACAAGGAAATTCGACTCTAAGCAAGGGAATGTTTGCTTTTTGAACCCCCATGATGATAAGCCCTCGTCTAAGAAGCAAG CAGATGATTGTCGTCttgaaaaatttcaaggagCAGTTGCAAAGCCCCGTCCAACATTAATGAG AAGAGGACGCTCAGAGCCTCCTCCTAGCGAATTATCTCCAAGACCTCTGTCCTTTTCGTTTGTGAAGGTTACATCAGATAAGGAAGTAG GGAAACGAACGGCTTCACCGTTTCGCCTTCCACTTAAGCGCTCTGGATCCGTTGCGAATAGATCAACTTCTCCAAACTCTTCTGCTGCTCAACAACGG TGCCCTTCTGAGACTCCAAGAGCAAGTTCAATGTCTACGAATCCGGACAGAAACAAAGGCAAAGAAATCGAACTATACTCGAGAAAAAGTAAACATCCCTTCAGAGCATTGTTAAGTATTCATCGGTCAAGAAAGCAGGCAGGGGGTGCCCGTACCACTGCCATGCACATTCAGGGATGA
- the LOC113704248 gene encoding uncharacterized protein isoform X3 codes for MDGQKKAACGPLHSLNQLPTGENEALARKQMTSNFKGSIDESNIFAEEVSKNPIRAAHEILSILRKAKSEKDVATMKSLSIEGFHASESTSFFQSDSSCQRKEQLQDVCNEGSTTIHLDEENSPMQKDDSEISKDEATNEIHLVEISKSAEKGSENSPSFFLGSETTNLVNHMVDTDHTESSRRYLDTPVLEPEDLATVKLELKTPITSVLQDTSMGDLKSRNCTQQVFCKENSTGGTAAAASGSDTSQVIAEPKHEKLPQPCVDSKEIDTRWQNGVHFIDLATSSNSTPREVADDQNISEQDISSKRTDEFPSFELGF; via the exons ATGGATGGTCAAAAGAAAGCAGCATGTGGCCCATTACATTCCCTCAACCAACTTCCTACTG GAGAAAATGAAGCTCTTGCCAGGAAGCAAATGACTTCAAATTTTAAAGGCTCCATTGATGAGAGTAACATATTTGCTGAGGAAGTCAGCAAAAATCCAATACGTGCTG CACATGAGATCTTATCAATTCTCAGAAAAGCCAAGAGTGAAAAGGATGTTGCAACGATGAAGAGTTTGTCCATAGAGGGTTTCCATGCTTCAGAGTCAACCAGTTTCTTTCAGTCTGATAGTAGTTGTCAGAGAAAGGAACAACTGCAAGATGTCTGTAATGAAGGAAGCACAACTATTCACCTGGAtgaagaaaattcaccaatgcagAAAGATGACAGTGAGATTTCAAAAGATGAAGCTACTAATGAAATTCATTTGgttgaaatttcaaaatcaGCTGAAAAAGGATCTGAAAATAGCCCTAGCTTCTTTTTAGG ATCTGAAACTACAAACCTCGTCAACCACATGGTTGATACTGATCATACTGAGAGTAGTAGGAGATATCTGGACACTCCAGTTCTGGAGCCCGAAGATTTGGCTACTGTAAAGCTGGAGTTAAAGACACCAATTACATCAGTCTTGCAAGACACATCAATGGGAGATCTGAAAAGCAGGAATTGCACTCAACAGGTTTTCTGCAAAG AGAACTCCACTGGAGGTACAGCTGCAGCAGCATCTGGGTCTGACACCAGTCAAGTCATTGCCGAACCGAAGCACGAAAAGCTTCCCCAG CCTTGCGTAGATAGCAAGGAAATTGATACTAGATGGCAGAATGGAGTCCATTTTATTGATTTGGCAACTTCAAGTAATTCCACCCCTCGTGAGGTCGCAGATGATCAAAATATTTCTGAGCAGGATATAAGCTCAAAGAGAACAGATGAATTCCCCAGTTTTGAACTCGGATTTTGA
- the LOC113704248 gene encoding uncharacterized protein isoform X1: MNPETTVNRCHYQWHNFLTTSFLENYFGFFTPFSQFPTVLVFHAFCSAIPFNKCKSSNSEWQVLYTTQVTQKAKKYHDGFLQLLTCGSSCKQVLLYDETRRLLESRFLKKDEIIRSGESIAFDGHLVDIGECEEDHKPPIDSNIRKTNCNMDGQKKAACGPLHSLNQLPTGENEALARKQMTSNFKGSIDESNIFAEEVSKNPIRAAHEILSILRKAKSEKDVATMKSLSIEGFHASESTSFFQSDSSCQRKEQLQDVCNEGSTTIHLDEENSPMQKDDSEISKDEATNEIHLVEISKSAEKGSENSPSFFLGSETTNLVNHMVDTDHTESSRRYLDTPVLEPEDLATVKLELKTPITSVLQDTSMGDLKSRNCTQQVFCKENSTGGTAAAASGSDTSQVIAEPKHEKLPQPCVDSKEIDTRWQNGVHFIDLATSSNSTPREVADDQNISEQDISSKRTDEFPSFELGF, encoded by the exons ATGAATCCTGAAACAACGGTAAATAGGTGCCATTATCAGTGGCACAATTTTCTCACCACAAgctttttagaaaattattttggTTTTTTCACCCCTTTTTCCCAGTTTCCTACAGTCTTAgtatttcatgcattttgttCTGCTATTCCATTCAATAAATGTAAAAGTTCTAATTCAGAATGGCAGGTCTTATACACTACCCAAGTAACTCAAAAGGCTAAGAAGTATCATGATGGGTTTTTACAGCTTCTCACATGTGGATCATCATGTAAACAG GTATTGTTGTATGATGAAACCAGGAGACTCTTGGAAAGCAGGTTTCTGAAAAAGGATGAGATAATCAGATCTGGTGAATCAATAGCATTTGATGGACACTTAGTGGACATTGGAGAATGTGAAGAAGATCATAAACCTCCTATCGACTCCAATATTAGAAAAACCAATTGCAATATGGATGGTCAAAAGAAAGCAGCATGTGGCCCATTACATTCCCTCAACCAACTTCCTACTG GAGAAAATGAAGCTCTTGCCAGGAAGCAAATGACTTCAAATTTTAAAGGCTCCATTGATGAGAGTAACATATTTGCTGAGGAAGTCAGCAAAAATCCAATACGTGCTG CACATGAGATCTTATCAATTCTCAGAAAAGCCAAGAGTGAAAAGGATGTTGCAACGATGAAGAGTTTGTCCATAGAGGGTTTCCATGCTTCAGAGTCAACCAGTTTCTTTCAGTCTGATAGTAGTTGTCAGAGAAAGGAACAACTGCAAGATGTCTGTAATGAAGGAAGCACAACTATTCACCTGGAtgaagaaaattcaccaatgcagAAAGATGACAGTGAGATTTCAAAAGATGAAGCTACTAATGAAATTCATTTGgttgaaatttcaaaatcaGCTGAAAAAGGATCTGAAAATAGCCCTAGCTTCTTTTTAGG ATCTGAAACTACAAACCTCGTCAACCACATGGTTGATACTGATCATACTGAGAGTAGTAGGAGATATCTGGACACTCCAGTTCTGGAGCCCGAAGATTTGGCTACTGTAAAGCTGGAGTTAAAGACACCAATTACATCAGTCTTGCAAGACACATCAATGGGAGATCTGAAAAGCAGGAATTGCACTCAACAGGTTTTCTGCAAAG AGAACTCCACTGGAGGTACAGCTGCAGCAGCATCTGGGTCTGACACCAGTCAAGTCATTGCCGAACCGAAGCACGAAAAGCTTCCCCAG CCTTGCGTAGATAGCAAGGAAATTGATACTAGATGGCAGAATGGAGTCCATTTTATTGATTTGGCAACTTCAAGTAATTCCACCCCTCGTGAGGTCGCAGATGATCAAAATATTTCTGAGCAGGATATAAGCTCAAAGAGAACAGATGAATTCCCCAGTTTTGAACTCGGATTTTGA
- the LOC113704251 gene encoding protein ABIL3-like isoform X6, with amino-acid sequence MGSETPSIPTNVPQETSNSDEYFLQHSLVFAESLKDLKNLRVQLYSAAEYFESSYEKHEYKQLVVETLKDYASKALISTVDHLGSVAYKVGSFLDKKVNEMSATRLQFSCLEQRLRTCRGYTDRNGLLQQSLVIKTPRHYKHYTVPDGKFTRKFDSKQGNVCFLNPHDDKPSSKKQDDCRLEKFQGAVAKPRPTLMRRGRSEPPPSELSPRPLSFSFVKVTSDKEVGKRTASPFRLPLKRSGSVANRSTSPNSSAAQQRCPSETPRASSMSTNPDRNKGKEIELYSRKSKHPFRALLSIHRSRKQAGGARTTAMHIQG; translated from the exons ATGGGTAGCGAGACTCCCTCCATTCCAACAAATGTTCCTCAAGAAACTTCCAATTCAGATGAGTATTTTCTCCAGCACAGCTTAGTATTTGCTGAAAGTCTCAAG GACTTAAAGAATCTGAGGGTACAATTATATTCAGCTGCAGAGTACTTTGAGTCGTCATACGAGAAACATGAATATAAGCAATT AGTGGTAGAGACCCTAAAAGATTATGCCAGTAAAGCACTGATTAGTACTGTGGATCACTTGGGTTCTGTAGCCTACAAAGTTGGCAGTTTCCTGGATAAAAAGGTCAATGAAATGTCTGCTACAAGGCTTCAGTTTTCTTGCCTTGAACAG AGATTGAGAACGTGCCGAGGATATACTGACCGCAATGGCCTTTTACAGCAGTCGCTGGTCATCAAAACACCTAGACACTACAAGCATTACACAGTTCCAG ATGGCAAATTCACAAGGAAATTCGACTCTAAGCAAGGGAATGTTTGCTTTTTGAACCCCCATGATGATAAGCCCTCGTCTAAGAAGCAAG ATGATTGTCGTCttgaaaaatttcaaggagCAGTTGCAAAGCCCCGTCCAACATTAATGAG AAGAGGACGCTCAGAGCCTCCTCCTAGCGAATTATCTCCAAGACCTCTGTCCTTTTCGTTTGTGAAGGTTACATCAGATAAGGAAGTAG GGAAACGAACGGCTTCACCGTTTCGCCTTCCACTTAAGCGCTCTGGATCCGTTGCGAATAGATCAACTTCTCCAAACTCTTCTGCTGCTCAACAACGG TGCCCTTCTGAGACTCCAAGAGCAAGTTCAATGTCTACGAATCCGGACAGAAACAAAGGCAAAGAAATCGAACTATACTCGAGAAAAAGTAAACATCCCTTCAGAGCATTGTTAAGTATTCATCGGTCAAGAAAGCAGGCAGGGGGTGCCCGTACCACTGCCATGCACATTCAGGGATGA